A single region of the Fusarium fujikuroi IMI 58289 draft genome, chromosome FFUJ_chr05 genome encodes:
- a CDS encoding related to ribosomal RNA processing protein RRP5: MSNLKRKDAPGGNPPAKSAKNTKEARPTKKENVGKDAKPAPKKSAETAEKAPVVSLLKEDEPMFPRGGASVLTPLEQKKIQLEAKADAMRDEEFNTGNKVQKKKKRKTVLKGDKKSDKKTGEEEQAVRIESLSFKNLVKGSLVLAQVTRINNLDLEVALPNNLTGHISIVAISQQLTERLENETAEKDDEEEDEAEDDEGIDLKSIFSVGQYLRVYVASTAEESIAGKSKRRIELSLRPNEANAGLSKDDVVPNTTVMASIVSVEDRGFVMDTGIENLGAFLAKSEVDKNIDEQRLQPGAVFLCQVTSKGANGKIAQLSLQQKKIGNPKSVPVEATTINTFLPGTMADVLISNTDRRGLSGKIMGHLDVTADIIQSGAGPAGVSLDTAYKIGSRVKARVICNFPGAREPKLGISLLPHITALEKKRPTKSTDSKRNPTQVLPISSLVEKCTVRHVEPDIGLFVDIGIPGLSGFVHISRVKDGKVEALYEASGPYKADSEHKGRVIGYNEMDGLFQISFEKSVLEQQYLRLEDVPIGAVVRCNIEKVLIDEKGVSGLVVKVAEGITGFVPEQHFSDVKLQHPEKKFRQGMKVKARVLSTNLSKKQMRLTLKKTLVNSEAPVIKAYEEASVGMQIPGTIIKIQSSGAIIQFFGAVQGFLPISEMSEAYIKDPKEHFRTGQVVSVHVLDVEPESKRLVVSCKDPSAFGLDKQNALKKLQLGDIVSAKVTQKTEDQVFVELADAQLKAILPVGHLTDKSTSKNQYALKRIAVGQTLSDLVIIEKNENRRAVILSHKPSLVSAGKDKTLLTSFEDAKEGKVVAGFVRNITVTAVFVQFGGGVNALLPKARLAADIQDLPDFGMHKHQSIEVKIVSVIPDHKRIVVAPADFDESAELDKKAKASDKPAASDDIEFGTVAKAKITSIKDTQLNVQLVDSKVQGRIDVSQIFDKWEDIPDPKDPLDKYNKKQTVSVRVMGVHSAKDHRFLPFSHRSLHSVLELTAKPSDLKAKTLEPLALENLKVGDTYVAFVNNSSPQHLWVNLSPSVRGRISAMEASDDLSQLNDLEANFPVGSALKVRVTGVDARNKRLDLSARSSNSSEIVTWSALKQNMVLPGRVTKVNERQVLVKLSELVSGPVHLPDMVDDFDTVNTLKQKKGDIVRVSIVELDASNKRLRLSTRPSRIMSSTLPVKDKEISDVSQLDAGDIVRGFVKNVSDKGLFVLLGGQVTALVKISNLSDRYLKEWKDHFQIDQLVKGRVIAVDKQTRHVELSLKSSVVDEDYTPPITYNDIKEGQVVTGKVRKVEEFGAFILIDNSDNVSGLCHRSQMAENPVKDATKLYKEGDAVKARVLEVDTNKRRVTFGLKPSLFEDADTDMDDSDAGVELDDDDGDDDVDMDDAGALLKILGTDNAGDPDEDEDDEDDEDEDEDEDEDDEDEDDEDVEMEDQPTKKKSKGLGAGKKSEWSADPFDELESESEEQSKDNEKAKKKRRNRDEIQVDRTAELDANGPQTSSDYERLLLGQPDSSELWIAYMAFQMQVSELSKAREVAERAIKSINIREETEKLNVWVAYLNLEVAYGTKQTVEEVFKRACQYNDSQEVHERLASIYIQSEKLKDADALFETMVKKFGAKSPNVWLNYAHFLHATRNTPDRARALLPRATQQLGDRHSQTLVSRFAALEFRSPNGEPERGRTMFATLLAAYPKKGDLWSQLLDLEIGLSDADPTAIRDVFDRRTRVKGLKPKMAEKWFRRWADWEEKLDPKGKDKVMAKAQEWAVAFKAKKEADAAAAAEDEEMEE, translated from the exons ATGAGCAACCTCAAACGAAAAGACGCCCCCGGCGGCAATCCGCCTGCCAAATCGGCAAAGAATACAAAAGAAGCCAGACCtaccaaaaaagaaaatgtCGGCAAAGATGCGAAGCCCGCTCCCAAGAAGAGTGCTGAGACAGCCGAAAAGGCTCCCGTTGTGTCGCTCCTGAAGGAAGACGAGCCAATGTTCCCTCGAGGCGGTGCTAGCGTCCTCACTCCTctcgagcagaagaagattcagctcgaggccaaggctgatgCCATGCGCGACGAAGAATTCAACACTGGCAACAAGgtccaaaagaagaagaagcggaagACTGTCCTAAAGGGTGATAAGAAGTCAGACAAGAAGACAGGAGAGGAGGAACAGGCAGTAAGAATTGAGAGCCTGAGCTTCaag AATCTAGTCAAAGGctctcttgttcttgcaCAGGTCACACGGATCAACAACCTCGATCTCGAAGTCGCATTACCAAACAACCTTACCGGACACATCTCAATCGTCGCCATTTCTCAACAATTGACGGAACGTCTCGAGAACGAGACTGCAGAGAaggacgacgaggaggaggatgaggcagaggatgatgagggtaTCGACCTCAAGTCTATCTTCTCTGTTGGTCAATACTTGAGAGTGTACGTGGCATCTACTGCCGAGGAGTCTATTGCTGGAAAGAGCAAACGACGCATTGAATTGTCCCTGCGGCCCAATGAGGCCAACGCGGGCCTGTCGAaggatgatgttgttccCAACACTACTGTCATGGCGTCTATTGTCAGTGTTGAGGATCGTGGTTTTGTGATGGATACCGGTATTGAAAATCTCGGTGCTTTCCTTGCCAAGAGTGAGGTTGATAAGAACATTGACGAGCAAAGATTGCAGCCAGGCGCTGTTTTCTTGTGTCAGGTCACTAGCAAGGGTGCCAATGGTAAGATCGCACAACTCTCACTtcaacagaagaagatcggTAACCCCAAGAGCGTCCCCGTCGAGGCCACTACCATCAATACCTTCCTCCCTGGTACCATGGCAGATGtcctcatctccaacacCGATCGACGAGGTCTTTCTGGAAAGATCATGGGTCACCTAGACGTGACTGCAGATATCATCCAATCTGGGGCTGGTCCTGCTGGTGTGAGCTTGGACACAGCCTACAAGATTGGCTCAAGAGTCAAGGCCCGAGTAATTTGCAACTTCCCTGGTGCCAGAGAGCCCAAGCTTGGaatttcccttcttccacATATTACCGccctcgagaagaagcgaccTACCAAGTCAACTGACTCCAAGAGGAACCCAACTCAGGTTCTTCCAATCTCATctcttgttgagaaatgCACAGTCCGTCATGTTGAGCCTGATATTGGTCTGTTCGTCGATATTGGCATCCCTGGCTTGAGCGGATTTGTCCATATTTCTCgagtcaaggatggcaaggtgGAGGCTCTTTACGAAGCAAGTGGCCCTTATAAGGCTGACTCAGAGCACAAGGGCCGTGTTATTGGCTACAATGAAATGGATGGCCTCTTCCAGATATCCTTTGAGAAGTCCGTGCTTGAGCAGCAATATCTCAGACTGGAAGATGTTCCTATTGGTGCCGTCGTAAGATGCAATATAGAGAAGGTCCTTATTGATGAGAAGGGTGTCAGCGGTCTCGTCGTCAAGGTTGCTGAGGGAATCACTGGTTTCGTTCCCGAACAACACTTTTCCGATGTGAAACTACAACACCCCGAGAAGAAGTTCCGACAGGGCATGAAGGTCAAGGCTCGTGTTCTTTCAACCAACCTATCCAAGAAGCAAATGCGCCTTACTTTGAAGAAGACACTCGTCAACTCGGAAGCTCCTGTTATCAAGGCTTACGAAGAGGCTAGTGTTGGTATGCAGATTCCTGGTACCATTATCAAGATCCAGTCTTCCGGCGCTATCATCCAATTCTTTGGAGCTGTCCAAGGATTCCTGCCAATCTCAGAGATGAGTGAAGCCTACATCAAGGATCCCAAGGAGCATTTCCGAACTGGCCAAGTTGTCAGTGTACATGTCCTTGACGTCGAGCCTGAGTCTAAGAGACTCGTCGTATCCTGCAAGGACCCTTCCGCTTTTGGCCTGGATAAGCAGAAtgccctcaagaagctccagcttGGTGACATCGTCTCTGCCAAGGTCACACAAAAGACCGAAGATCAGGTTTTTGTTGAATTGGCCGACGCGCAGCTCAAAGCTATCCTCCCTGTTGGACACCTTACTGATAAGTCAACATCCAAGAACCAATATGCACTCAAACGTATTGCTGTTGGCCAGACCCTCTCTGACTTGGTgatcatcgagaagaacGAGAACCGACGTGCTGTTATTCTTAGTCACAAGCCCAGTCTCGTCAGTGCTGGAAAGGACAAGACCTTGCTTACCAGCTTTGAGGATGCTAAGGAAGGCAAGGTTGTTGCTGGATTTGTGAGGAACATTACTGTTACAGCCGTCTTCGTTCAATTTGGCGGAGGCGTGAACGCTCTTCTTCCTAAGGCTCGCCTTGCTGCAGACATTCAGGACCTACCTGACTTTGGCATGCACAAGCACCAGTCAATCGAAGTCAAGATTGTCTCCGTTATTCCCGATCACAAGCGTATCGTGGTGGCCCCTGCTGACTTCGATGAGTCTGCCGAGTTAgataagaaggccaaggccagtGACAAGCCTGCTGCTTCAGACGATATTGAGTTTGGGACTGTGGCTAAGGCCAAGATTACATCCATCAAGGATACACAGCTTAACGTTCAGCTTGTCGACAGCAAGGTTCAGGGCCGAATTGATGTCTCTCAAATTTTCGACAAGTGGGAGGATATACCCGACCCCAAGGACCCTCTTGACAAGTATAACAAGAAGCAGACTGTGTCAGTACGCGTGATGGGAGTCCACAGCGCCAAAGACCACCGTTTCTTGCCGTTCTCTCACCGATCCCTCCACTCTGTGCTCGAGCTTACCGCAAAGCCTAGCGACCTGAAGGCCAAGACTCTCGAACcccttgctcttgagaacctcaaggTTGGTGACACCTATGTCGCCTTCGTCAACAACTCCAGCCCTCAACATCTCTGGGTCAATCTTTCTCCCTCTGTTCGTGGCAGAATCTCTGCCATGGAAGCGTCGGATGACCTTTCTCAACTCAACGATCTCGAGGCAAACTTCCCTGTGGGCTCAGCCTTGAAGGTGAGAGTGACTGGTGTCGATGCTCGCAACAAGCGCCTGGACCTCTCTGCTCGCTCTTCCAACTCTTCTGAAATTGTTACATGGAGTGCTCTCAAGCAAAATATGGTTCTTCCTGGACGAGTCACAAAGGTCAACGAACGCCAGGTTCTCGTCAAGCTGAGCGAGCTTGTGTCAGGACCCGTTCACCTCCCTGACATGGTCGATGACTTTGACACTGTCAACACtctgaagcaaaagaagggTGACATTGTTCGCGTTTCTATCGTGGAACTTGACGCAAGCAACAAGAGACTCCGACTATCAACCCGCCCTTCTCGTATCATGAGCTCTACACTCCCAGTCAAGGATAAAGAGATCAGCGACGTTTCTCAATTGGATGCTGGTGATATTGTTCGAGGATTTGTCAAGAATGTCTCAGACAAGGGACTTTTCGTTCTCCTTGGTGGACAAGTCACTGCTCTAGTCAAGATTTCGAACTTGTCGGATCGGTATCTGAAGGAGTGGAAGGATCATTTCCAAATTGACCAGCTTGTCAAGGGCCGAGTCATTGCTGTTGACAAGCAGACTCGCCATGTAGAGTTGAGCTTGAAATCTTCTGTTGTTGACGAGGACTACACCCCTCCCATTACATACAATGATATCAAGGAAGGTCAGGTTGTGACCGGAAAGGTGCGAAAGGTTGAGGAGTTTGGTGCTTTCATCCTGATCGACAACTCCGACAATGTCAGCGGTCTATGCCATCGCAGTCAGATGGCCGAAAACCCTGTCAAGGACGCAACCAAGCTCTACAAGGAGGGTGACGCTGTCAAGGCTCGTGTTCTAGAAGTCGACACCAATAAGCGACGAGTCACCTTTGGACTTAAGCCTTCACTTTTCGAGGATGCTGATACTGATATGGATGACTCGGATGCCGGTGTTGAGctcgatgacgacgacggtgacgatgatgtgGACATGGATGATGCCGGTGCGCTTCTCAAAATCCTGGGAACAGATAATGCGGGAGAtccagatgaagatgaagatgacgaagacgacgaggatgaagatgaggatgaggatgaggacgacgaggacgaggacgatgaggatgtgGAAATGGAGGACCAACCGACTaagaagaagtccaaggGTCTCGGTGCAGGAAAGAAGTCTGAGTGGTCAGCCGACCCCTTCGATGAGCtagagtcagagtcagaggAGCAATCAAAGGACAAtgagaaggcaaagaagaagaggcggAACAGAGACGAGATCCAGGTCGACCGAACTGCTGAGCTGGATGCCAATGGCCCCCAGACCTCTAGCGATTACGAGCGATTACTGCTTGGACAGCCTGACTCGTCAGAGCTGTGGATTGCCTACATGGCTTTCCAGATGCAAGTGTCCGAGCTTTCCAAGGCCCGCGAGGTTGCTGAGCGAGCTATCAAGTCTATCAACATCCGTGAAGAGACCGAGAAGCTCAACGTCTGGGTTGCTTACCTCAACTTGGAGGTTGCCTACGGAACTAAGCAGACAGTAGAGGAGGTTTTCAAGCGGGCTTGTCAATACAACGACTCACAAGAGGTCCATGAGCGACTGGCCAGTATCTACATCCAGTccgagaagctcaag GACGCCGACGCTTTGTTCGAAACAATGGTCAAGAAGTTCGGTGCCAAGTCTCCCAACGTTTGGCTCAACTATGCCCATTTCTTGCATGCTACCCGCAACACTCCTGACAGAGCTCGTGCTCTTCTGCCCCGAGCCACTCAGCAACTCGGCGATCGTCACAGTCAGACCCTCGTGAGCCGCTTCGCCGCTCTAGAATTCCGATCTCCCAACGGCGAGCCCGAACGTGGTCGTACTATGTTTGCGACTCTCCTGGCTGCCTACCCCAAGAAGGGTGATCTCTGGagccagcttctcgatctcgagaTTGGTCTCTCTGATGCTGACCCCACCGCTATCCGTGACGTTTTCGATAGAAGGACACGGGTCAAGGGCTTGAAGCCCAAGATGGCTGAGAAGTGGTTCAGGCGCTGGGCTGACTgggaggagaagcttgaccccaagggcaaggacaaggtgaTGGCTAAGGCCCAGGAGTGGGCTGTTGCCTTTAAGgcgaagaaggaggctgatgctgcggctgcggctgaggacgaggagatggaggagtaG